A single genomic interval of Adhaeribacter pallidiroseus harbors:
- a CDS encoding SusC/RagA family TonB-linked outer membrane protein, protein MKKLLQRSSPLLILLALFQTNVWAHGSNISFSLLYNTENGAKQTMQDTPITGKVTSPTGEILPGVTILLKGTNVGTTTANDGSFRLQVPDNKGILIFSFIGYQPLEVPLDGKTAYQVRLSEDAKTLNEVVVVGYGTQKRENVIGSISQVNADKLNNRQTTQLSNALTGQLPGVTVIQRSGQPGVNSSQVNIRGVGSFGAGTEPLIIVDGIQAGSFNEIDPNDIETISVLKDASSAAIYGARAANGVILITTKTGKSEKTRVTYNGYVGFQKATAYPDLVNSWEYAQLFNEATGTTAYSEADIQKFRDGSDPDNFPNTDFIGQVFSKNGTQTGHNLTISGGSNKNQYNLSLGYLFQDGLVVKNNYSRYNVRLNLTNQINNKLSVTTRLAAINSYATEPGSPATLDASGVLGIISSAVRYPAIYAGKLSTGYYGLGVVQKGTPISFLDSESFTKTKNQNLTANLRLDYQVIPDLKLSVIGGYNQTTGQFKQLFASQILNPTLTLGPNQLVQGNKENDYKTLQGLADYNKQINQHNIGLLLGYSFESNTTDTLSLSRDKLPGNDLTQIDVGAPDNQKNSGTGSEWAIQSIFGRLRYSFANKYLLEGTLRRDGSSRFPTSRRYALFPSVAVGYRLIEENFIKDKISWLTDLKIKGSYGILGNQNIANYPYQRTLNPGVIYSFGGNVASGVALTQLTDPNLHWESTRTADVGVDFSLFRGKLSGSANYFDRYTYDILYKPDASVSGVLGFGLSQQNTGKVKNQGWEFTLDHRNRINSFEYSVQGNVTIINNQVFDLGVGNIQQPNGLVGNGSNLFIGQPMNVYYGYVADGIFVNETDVTGWADMKAINPAAKPGDIRYKDISGPNGQPDGKVDATYDRVILGSRIPKYNFGLNLGSKYKGFDVNILLQGVAKVKGMLNAYAGYAFNNFGTVQRWQMDERWTAANPRADAGYPRLELISNSGTPNTLTSSFWVLDASYVRVKNVQLGYSLPNALISKAGIAGIRFYLSGENFYTWKKYRKGWDPEINSSGGFYPILGTYTFGINATF, encoded by the coding sequence ATGAAAAAACTACTACAAAGAAGTAGTCCATTGTTAATACTGCTTGCACTTTTTCAAACAAACGTTTGGGCTCATGGATCGAATATTTCTTTCTCGCTCTTGTATAATACCGAAAATGGCGCAAAGCAAACCATGCAGGATACTCCGATTACGGGTAAGGTAACCTCTCCCACTGGAGAAATTTTACCGGGGGTAACTATTTTGTTAAAAGGAACCAATGTGGGAACTACCACCGCTAATGATGGATCTTTTCGTTTACAGGTTCCGGATAATAAAGGAATTTTAATTTTTTCTTTTATTGGCTACCAACCATTAGAAGTACCTCTGGATGGAAAAACTGCTTACCAGGTACGTTTATCGGAAGATGCTAAAACCCTGAATGAAGTAGTAGTGGTGGGTTACGGTACCCAGAAACGCGAAAACGTAATTGGCTCTATTTCGCAGGTAAATGCGGACAAGTTAAATAACCGGCAAACCACGCAACTTTCCAATGCTTTAACCGGGCAATTACCCGGGGTAACCGTAATTCAACGGTCGGGGCAACCGGGAGTAAACTCGTCGCAGGTTAATATCCGGGGAGTTGGTTCTTTTGGAGCCGGAACCGAACCGTTGATTATTGTGGATGGCATTCAGGCCGGTTCTTTTAACGAGATTGATCCGAATGATATTGAAACCATATCGGTTTTAAAAGACGCTTCTTCCGCGGCTATTTACGGGGCCCGGGCCGCCAATGGCGTTATTTTAATTACGACTAAAACCGGCAAATCCGAAAAGACCCGCGTTACCTACAACGGGTACGTTGGTTTTCAGAAAGCCACCGCTTACCCCGATTTAGTAAACTCCTGGGAGTACGCTCAACTGTTTAACGAAGCTACCGGCACCACCGCCTACAGCGAGGCCGATATTCAAAAATTTAGAGATGGCAGCGACCCGGATAATTTTCCGAACACCGATTTTATTGGGCAGGTTTTTTCAAAAAACGGCACCCAAACCGGTCATAACTTAACCATTAGCGGCGGTTCTAATAAAAACCAGTATAATTTATCGCTGGGTTACTTGTTTCAGGATGGGTTGGTGGTAAAAAATAATTATTCGCGCTACAACGTGCGGTTAAATTTAACGAACCAAATAAACAATAAACTTTCCGTAACCACCCGCTTGGCGGCTATTAATTCTTACGCTACGGAACCCGGCAGTCCGGCTACTTTAGATGCCAGTGGCGTTTTGGGCATTATTAGTTCGGCGGTACGTTACCCGGCTATTTACGCCGGCAAATTATCCACGGGGTATTATGGTTTGGGCGTGGTGCAAAAAGGAACGCCCATTTCTTTTTTAGATAGTGAATCTTTTACTAAAACCAAAAACCAGAACTTAACGGCCAATTTAAGGTTAGATTATCAAGTAATTCCGGACCTGAAGCTTTCTGTAATTGGTGGTTACAACCAAACAACCGGTCAGTTTAAACAACTCTTTGCTTCCCAAATTTTAAATCCGACGTTAACCTTAGGCCCTAATCAGTTAGTGCAAGGCAACAAAGAAAACGATTATAAAACCTTGCAGGGTTTAGCCGATTACAACAAACAAATCAACCAACACAACATTGGTTTATTGCTGGGTTACTCTTTCGAAAGCAACACGACCGATACGCTCTCGCTTTCCCGCGACAAATTACCCGGCAATGATTTAACCCAGATTGATGTAGGCGCCCCCGATAACCAAAAAAATTCCGGCACTGGTTCTGAATGGGCGATTCAATCCATCTTTGGCCGGCTGCGGTACAGTTTTGCCAATAAGTATTTATTAGAAGGTACTTTGCGCCGCGATGGTTCTTCTCGTTTCCCCACTTCGCGCCGCTACGCATTGTTTCCGTCGGTGGCAGTGGGATATCGCTTAATTGAAGAAAATTTTATTAAAGATAAAATCAGCTGGCTCACTGATTTAAAAATTAAAGGCTCTTACGGCATTTTAGGTAATCAGAACATTGCCAATTACCCGTACCAGCGCACGCTGAACCCCGGCGTTATCTACTCCTTTGGGGGGAACGTGGCCTCCGGCGTTGCTTTAACGCAGCTAACCGATCCCAATTTGCACTGGGAATCTACCCGCACCGCCGATGTGGGTGTGGACTTTAGCCTTTTCCGCGGAAAACTAAGCGGTAGTGCTAATTACTTTGATCGGTATACCTATGATATTTTGTATAAACCGGATGCCAGCGTTTCGGGCGTTTTAGGATTTGGTTTATCGCAGCAGAATACCGGGAAAGTTAAAAATCAAGGCTGGGAGTTTACCCTGGATCACCGCAACCGAATAAATAGTTTTGAATATTCCGTGCAGGGTAATGTAACCATCATCAACAATCAGGTTTTTGATTTAGGCGTAGGCAATATTCAGCAACCGAATGGCTTGGTGGGGAATGGGTCTAATTTATTTATTGGTCAGCCCATGAACGTTTACTATGGCTACGTGGCCGACGGTATTTTTGTAAACGAAACTGATGTAACAGGATGGGCCGATATGAAAGCCATTAACCCGGCGGCGAAACCCGGCGATATCCGCTACAAAGATATCAGTGGCCCCAACGGGCAACCCGATGGTAAAGTAGATGCCACCTACGACCGCGTTATATTGGGCAGTCGCATCCCAAAGTACAATTTTGGCCTGAACCTGGGCAGCAAGTACAAAGGTTTTGATGTAAATATTTTGTTACAGGGAGTAGCCAAGGTAAAAGGCATGTTAAATGCCTACGCGGGTTACGCTTTTAATAATTTCGGTACGGTGCAGCGCTGGCAAATGGATGAACGCTGGACGGCCGCTAACCCCCGAGCCGATGCCGGTTATCCCCGCTTAGAATTAATTTCCAACTCCGGTACTCCTAATACGCTCACTTCTTCTTTCTGGGTACTGGATGCTTCGTATGTGCGGGTTAAAAACGTTCAATTGGGCTATTCTTTACCAAATGCCTTAATCTCGAAAGCCGGAATTGCCGGAATACGCTTTTACCTGAGTGGTGAGAACTTTTACACCTGGAAAAAATACCGCAAAGGCTGGGACCCGGAAATTAATTCCAGCGGAGGTTTCTATCCTATTTTGGGTACCTACACCTTTGGTATCAACGCAACTTTCTAA
- a CDS encoding Rieske (2Fe-2S) protein gives MSTLRLLFYCGFLLFLASCDENQDTPFIPNVIVNEQINLTNIQYNALRRDNGYVYLNSGVKGIILLHQTGDTYVAFERNCPFQPYDACATVSMDPSGFFMTDSCCQSIFDLNGYVTGGPSRYPLRKYNTAVTGNLLYINN, from the coding sequence ATGAGTACTTTAAGGCTTCTTTTTTACTGTGGATTTCTACTCTTTTTAGCATCCTGCGACGAAAACCAGGATACGCCTTTCATTCCGAACGTAATCGTAAACGAGCAGATTAACTTAACCAATATCCAATACAATGCTCTTCGCCGCGACAATGGCTACGTTTATTTAAATAGCGGGGTAAAAGGCATTATTCTACTCCATCAAACCGGCGATACCTACGTGGCTTTTGAACGAAACTGCCCTTTTCAACCCTACGATGCTTGCGCCACAGTATCCATGGATCCATCCGGTTTTTTCATGACGGATTCGTGTTGCCAGTCAATTTTCGATTTAAACGGGTATGTAACCGGCGGACCCTCGCGCTACCCCTTAAGAAAATACAACACCGCCGTAACGGGTAACTTGCTTTACATCAATAATTAA
- the pheS gene encoding phenylalanine--tRNA ligase subunit alpha, with the protein MKFEEITQVAQEVATYELANKEQLEQFRNLYTGRKGRIADLFDGIKNVAPEERKAYGQELNALKEQAVAKFKARQEELEAAGTNQVETNFDFTLPVIPQTLGNRHPLTLVREEIIRIFERMGFNLSEGPEIEDDWHNFSALNFPENHPARDMQDTFFVGEDATMLLRTHTSSVQVRVMENEQPPIRTLSPGRVYRNEAISARAHCIFHQVEGLFIDENVSFADLKQTLYYFVQEMFGADTHIRFRPSFFPFTEPSAEIDITCLICKGTGCNICKQTGWVEIGGSGMVDPEVLKNCQIDPERYSGFAFGMGIERMAMLKYQIKDLRLFTENDVRFLRQFESL; encoded by the coding sequence ATGAAATTTGAAGAGATAACCCAGGTAGCCCAAGAGGTAGCAACCTACGAATTGGCTAATAAAGAACAACTGGAACAATTCCGAAATTTATATACCGGCCGGAAAGGTCGCATAGCCGATTTATTTGATGGGATTAAAAATGTGGCTCCCGAAGAGCGAAAAGCCTACGGACAAGAATTAAACGCCTTAAAAGAGCAGGCTGTTGCTAAATTTAAAGCCAGACAAGAAGAACTGGAAGCAGCCGGCACTAACCAGGTCGAGACTAATTTTGATTTTACCTTACCGGTTATCCCCCAAACGCTGGGTAACCGGCATCCATTAACTTTAGTGCGCGAAGAAATAATCCGGATCTTCGAGCGTATGGGCTTTAACTTGTCTGAAGGTCCCGAAATTGAAGATGATTGGCACAACTTCTCGGCGCTTAACTTTCCTGAAAACCATCCGGCCCGCGACATGCAGGATACCTTTTTCGTGGGGGAAGATGCTACGATGCTGTTACGCACCCATACCTCTAGTGTGCAAGTGCGGGTAATGGAAAACGAGCAGCCTCCTATTCGGACGCTTTCGCCGGGCCGCGTGTACCGCAACGAAGCTATTTCGGCTAGAGCGCATTGTATTTTTCACCAGGTAGAAGGCTTGTTTATCGACGAAAACGTGAGCTTCGCTGATTTAAAGCAAACGCTGTATTATTTTGTGCAGGAAATGTTCGGGGCTGATACCCATATTCGTTTCCGGCCTTCGTTTTTCCCATTTACTGAACCCAGTGCCGAAATTGATATTACCTGTTTAATTTGCAAAGGCACGGGCTGTAACATTTGCAAACAAACCGGTTGGGTAGAAATTGGGGGCTCCGGCATGGTAGACCCGGAGGTGTTAAAAAATTGCCAAATTGATCCCGAGCGTTATTCCGGGTTTGCCTTCGGGATGGGTATTGAGCGTATGGCCATGCTGAAATACCAGATTAAAGACTTACGCCTGTTTACCGAAAACGATGTGCGCTTCCTGCGGCAGTTTGAATCTTTGTAA
- a CDS encoding TetR/AcrR family transcriptional regulator → MEIKNKILQAAFKLFMRNGIKSVSMDDIALSLGVSKKTLYRWFENKDQLVSAMLQEHLGKMEADCCHFCTEAKNAIEELFQIMQMIRQQMAGMHPSVFYDLQKYHQPAWQIWTTHKNKFIMQQIIRNLQAGIEQGLYRTDFDLEIMARLRLAQIEDIYNPELFPPDKFDLQKVQLATIEHFMRGIASLKGHKLINTYKQVVEQE, encoded by the coding sequence ATGGAAATCAAAAATAAGATTTTACAAGCCGCTTTTAAACTGTTTATGCGCAACGGAATTAAAAGTGTTTCGATGGATGATATTGCGTTAAGTTTGGGAGTTTCTAAAAAAACCTTATACCGCTGGTTCGAAAACAAAGATCAATTGGTATCAGCCATGTTGCAAGAACATTTAGGCAAAATGGAAGCTGATTGTTGCCATTTTTGTACGGAGGCCAAAAATGCCATTGAAGAATTATTTCAAATCATGCAGATGATTCGGCAGCAAATGGCGGGCATGCACCCTTCCGTTTTTTATGATCTGCAAAAGTACCACCAGCCAGCCTGGCAAATCTGGACGACGCATAAGAATAAATTTATTATGCAACAGATTATCCGGAATCTGCAGGCTGGTATCGAGCAGGGCTTGTACCGCACCGATTTTGATTTGGAAATAATGGCCCGGTTAAGGCTGGCCCAGATTGAAGATATTTATAATCCCGAGCTATTTCCGCCGGATAAATTTGATCTGCAAAAAGTACAGCTGGCTACCATCGAGCATTTTATGCGGGGTATTGCCAGTTTAAAAGGACACAAACTTATTAATACCTATAAACAAGTAGTTGAACAAGAATAA
- a CDS encoding TolC family protein, translated as MKKQLIIFLWGAVLIWSASVRAQQAPQAFSLQQSINYALANQPNLKNAQLQNEIAQARIGQIRSAGLPQINAGVDVGNNVILQKTLLDPNTFGGGGTQQITITPGNINTLNNGQNVVLKPEFVENTEPLPPTTIAFGLQYAGSATVSASQLLFDGAYLIGLKAAKVYTDLSQKQLQQTEIETINQVTKAYYSVLVSRERLTLLDRNLDRLDNQLRETSEFYKQGFAEKIDVDRLQVAFNNLKVEQEKAKRLVALGVNLLKFQMGMELSQPLELTDKLDNALVEAEIVANSNFDYSRRIEYSILETQRDLAKLDIKNKQSGYYPKLLLNGRYGYSGSSNSFRDLARFETQVAEKFYPNWFNFAFVGVSLQVPIFDGLRKKYEIQEAKLTLKTLDNGFRTLQQSIDLELNQSNTNLQNALQVIKSQKESLELATEVARVTNIKFKEGVGSNLEVITAETDLRQAQTNYYAAIYDALIAKVDLQKATGNLQK; from the coding sequence ATGAAAAAACAATTAATCATCTTCTTATGGGGTGCTGTTTTAATCTGGTCTGCTTCGGTTCGGGCGCAGCAGGCACCGCAAGCATTTAGCTTACAGCAAAGCATTAATTACGCCCTGGCGAATCAGCCAAATTTAAAAAATGCGCAGTTGCAGAACGAAATTGCGCAAGCCCGAATTGGTCAAATCCGCTCGGCTGGTTTGCCCCAGATTAACGCCGGGGTAGACGTAGGTAACAATGTTATTCTTCAAAAAACTTTACTAGACCCCAATACTTTTGGCGGCGGCGGAACCCAGCAAATAACCATTACTCCCGGAAATATAAACACTTTAAATAACGGGCAGAATGTAGTGCTTAAGCCGGAGTTTGTCGAAAATACCGAACCTCTGCCACCTACTACCATTGCATTTGGTCTGCAGTACGCTGGTTCGGCAACTGTTTCCGCGAGTCAGTTGCTGTTTGATGGCGCTTACCTGATTGGCTTAAAAGCCGCTAAAGTGTATACCGATCTATCGCAAAAGCAATTGCAGCAAACCGAAATTGAAACGATAAACCAGGTAACCAAAGCTTATTACAGCGTTTTGGTGTCGCGGGAACGCTTAACTCTGCTCGATCGCAATCTGGACCGTTTGGATAACCAGCTGCGGGAAACAAGCGAATTTTACAAGCAGGGTTTTGCTGAGAAAATAGACGTGGATCGCTTACAGGTAGCTTTTAATAACTTAAAGGTAGAACAAGAAAAAGCCAAGCGTTTAGTAGCCTTGGGGGTGAATTTATTAAAATTTCAGATGGGCATGGAGTTGAGCCAGCCTTTGGAACTAACCGATAAACTGGATAACGCCTTAGTAGAAGCCGAAATAGTGGCTAATAGTAATTTTGATTACAGCCGCCGCATCGAATATTCAATTCTGGAAACGCAGCGCGACCTGGCCAAGCTGGATATTAAAAATAAGCAATCGGGTTATTACCCTAAGTTGTTATTAAATGGCCGCTATGGTTACAGTGGTTCCAGTAATAGCTTCCGGGATTTGGCCCGTTTTGAAACCCAGGTAGCGGAGAAATTTTACCCCAACTGGTTTAACTTTGCTTTTGTGGGCGTAAGTTTACAGGTGCCTATTTTTGATGGCTTACGCAAAAAGTACGAAATACAGGAAGCTAAACTTACTTTAAAAACGCTGGATAACGGGTTCCGGACCTTACAGCAAAGCATTGATCTGGAACTGAATCAATCAAATACTAATCTGCAAAATGCCTTGCAGGTAATTAAATCGCAGAAAGAAAGCTTAGAATTAGCTACCGAAGTAGCCCGCGTTACCAATATAAAATTTAAAGAAGGAGTAGGCTCTAACCTGGAAGTAATTACCGCCGAAACCGATCTGCGCCAAGCGCAAACCAACTACTACGCCGCCATCTACGACGCGCTCATTGCCAAAGTAGATTTACAGAAAGCTACCGGAAACTTACAGAAATAA
- a CDS encoding efflux RND transporter periplasmic adaptor subunit, producing the protein MKKQLTIALITALVGFTACSKGGGTPEEQLEALKKQQAETQSQIAELEGKVKTTGATVPTAAAVQVVVQPIEPKTFDHYLEVQGKVDFDQNVTITPKVPGVLTSVRVDVGDRVTKGQILATIDAAVLETSEQELITGLDLANTVYEKQKRLWDQKIGTEIQYLTAKNNKESLERRLATLRQQKDQYYIKAPISGVVDEFNPKEGEAVNPASPLPIARIVNTSSMKVLADISEANAGKINKGDEAVVVLPDINKEFPATVTVVSQAINASSRSFPVELSIKGGSRVELRPNMIALIKVKDYEKSKAMVVPVNVVQKDESGDFVYVAAKEGNQNVVRKKKVTTGLSYAGKAEVTNGLAINDRIITTGYQNLNEGQPVTF; encoded by the coding sequence ATGAAAAAACAATTAACCATAGCCCTAATAACTGCTCTAGTAGGTTTTACCGCTTGCTCTAAAGGGGGAGGTACTCCTGAAGAACAATTGGAGGCTCTTAAAAAACAACAAGCCGAAACGCAAAGCCAAATAGCCGAACTGGAAGGTAAAGTTAAAACTACCGGTGCTACTGTTCCTACTGCCGCCGCGGTGCAGGTGGTGGTGCAACCCATAGAACCCAAAACTTTTGATCATTATCTGGAAGTACAAGGAAAAGTAGATTTTGACCAGAACGTAACCATAACCCCCAAGGTGCCCGGTGTTTTAACCAGCGTACGGGTAGATGTAGGTGACCGCGTGACCAAAGGGCAAATTCTAGCTACGATTGATGCGGCGGTGCTGGAAACCAGCGAGCAAGAATTAATCACCGGTCTGGACCTAGCCAATACCGTGTACGAAAAACAAAAACGCTTGTGGGACCAGAAAATCGGCACCGAGATTCAATATTTAACCGCGAAGAATAACAAGGAATCTTTAGAGCGCCGTTTGGCTACCCTGCGCCAGCAAAAAGATCAGTATTATATAAAAGCTCCCATTAGCGGCGTAGTGGATGAGTTTAATCCCAAAGAAGGAGAGGCGGTAAACCCGGCTTCGCCTTTGCCCATTGCCCGCATTGTAAATACCTCCAGCATGAAAGTGCTGGCTGATATTTCGGAAGCGAATGCCGGTAAAATAAACAAAGGCGATGAAGCTGTAGTGGTTTTACCGGATATAAACAAAGAATTTCCGGCCACCGTTACCGTGGTTAGTCAAGCCATTAATGCTTCGTCGCGGTCGTTTCCGGTGGAGTTAAGCATTAAAGGGGGTTCCCGCGTGGAATTGCGACCCAATATGATTGCTTTAATTAAGGTGAAAGATTACGAAAAATCGAAAGCCATGGTAGTGCCGGTAAACGTGGTGCAAAAAGACGAATCCGGTGATTTTGTGTACGTGGCTGCCAAAGAAGGTAATCAGAATGTGGTACGCAAAAAGAAAGTAACGACAGGACTGAGCTACGCCGGTAAAGCCGAAGTGACGAATGGCTTAGCGATTAACGACCGGATTATTACGACCGGTTACCAAAATCTGAACGAAGGACAACCAGTTACCTTTTAA